DNA sequence from the Streptomyces sp. HUAS 15-9 genome:
GCCGGCCCCAGCTGGCCCCGATCCGGCTGCACGCCGACCACACGCCGGGCCCGCTGCCGACCGTGCTCTACGCCCCCACCTGGGAGGGCTGGAGCGACGACGACTGCCACACCTCGCTGATCCCGATGGGCGTGGCCCTGGTCGAGCGCCTGCTCGCGGAGAACGTGCGCGTCGTCTACAAGCCGCACCCGCTCACCGGCAAGCGCTCGCCCGAGGCGGCCGCGGCCGACCGTGCCGTCCGGGAGTTGCTGCGGGCCGACAACGAGCGGCGCGAGGCCGCGGACGCGGAGGCCGCCGTCACCGCCGCCGCGCCCCGGCTGCGGGAGATCAGAGCCCGGCTCGACGAACTGGCCGGACGGCACGACGGTGACGACGCCCAGCAGATCCGTGACGCGCGGGTCCCCGACCGGGACGGCGCCGCCGAGTGGCGGGAACTGCACGCCGAGTGGCACCGCCTGTACTGGGAGAGCCGGGGCCCGGTCCGGCACCACGTCGTCCTCAAGCAGCTGCCGACGCTCTACGAGTGCTTCAACCAGGCGGACGTCCTCATCAGCGACGTCTCCTCCGTGGTCGCCGACTTCGTCGCCAGTCTCAAGCCGTACGTCCTGACCAACGCCCACGACCTGCCCGACGAGGAGTTCCGCGCCGCGTACACCACCGCCGGGGGCGCCCATCTGCTCGACCGCGCCTGTGAGCGGCTGCCGGAGATCCTGCGCTCGGTCCGCGAGCCGCGGCACGACCCGATGGCCGCGCAGCGCCGCACCCTCAAGGAGTACGTCCTGGGCCCGGACCACCCGACCTCCCTGGAGCGGTTCAACGCGGCCGTCAACGCCCTGGCCGACCGGGCCGCGGTGGAGCGGGAGGCGGACGGCCCGGCGGGCGCCGCGGACCTGGTGTTCCCGCAGCAGCGGACGGCCCCCGCCGGCGACGTGCCCCGGGACCCGACCGGCCTGGTCGGCTGAGCGGCGTACACAGCACGGGAGTAGCGGGCCGGCGTCCTCGGGCCGGCCCGGTGCTCCCGTGCGCGTGCGATCAACCGTTGGCGAGCGCGACCACCCGGTCGAGGGCCCCGTTGAACTTGTCGTGGTCGCCGACCGTCGGTCCGGAGGAGGTGTACTGCCACATCGTGTAGTACGACCAACCGGCGGGCAGCGTCCCGGGGTCCGAGGCGTACCGGGCGATCCACAGCGGGTGGTTCGACGCGAAGCCGCCGTAGTTGCCGGTGCACTGGGTCCACCAGCTGGTGGCCGTGTAGATCACGGCGTCCCGGCCGGTGCGCGACTTGTACGTGTTCAGGAAGTCGGCGATCCAGCTCACCATCCCGGCGGCCGACTTCCCGTAGCAGGCGGCGCCGTACGGGTTCCACTCGATGTCCAGGGTGCCGGGGAGGGTCTTGCCGTCCCTGGACCAGCCGCCGCCGTGGTTGACGAAGTAGTTGGCCTGGGTCGCGCCGCTGGTCGTGTCCGGGGTGGCGAAGTGGTACGCCCCGCGGATCATGCCGACGTTGTAGGAGCCGTTGTACTGCTGGGCGAAGTACGGGTTCGTGTAGTACGTGCCTTCCGTCGTCTTGGTGTAGGCCCAGCGGACCCCGCTGTTCCACAGCGTGGACCAGGCGACGTTGCCCTGGTAGCCGGAGACGTCGACGCCCTCGGTCTGGGCGACGTCAGCGGTGTCGGGCGTGCGGCTCCTGCCGTCGTGGGCCAGGACGCCCATGCCCATGTACGCCGAGCCGCGCGTGGGGGTGGTCGCGGCGTCGGCGGTGGAGAGCGGGAGGGTGAGGGAGAGCGCCGCCAGGAGCACGGCCGGCAGGGCCGTGAGTGGGCGCGGGCGGATGGGACCGGGTCTGTGCACGCGCATGACGTGCCTCCGAGGGTGGGGTGGGGGGACCCCGAAGACGGGGTGGGGGACCCCGAGGACGGGGTGGGGAGATGGGGGGACCACGGATGACCCACTGGCGTGGGCATGCCATTAGTTGCCTGTTAATGAAACTACGCACGTAGACGGGCAGGTGGAAAGGGGGTTCGGAGGCTGCCGTTGGTCTACGCCTGCGAAATACTGACGGAGCTGCGGCAACGGCGGCGTATGGCAGAAACTTTCAGGACCGCGAAACCGATCAGGGGTGCTGACGTGCACGAGGACGGAAACGGCGACGGACGTCACGTCGCCGGCCAGGTGACACCCAGTGGTGCAGACCAGGAGTTCCTGGCGCTGGAACGCGAGTTGACGGTGTTGCTGCGGCGGGCCCGCGCCAATCAGGGCGAGATGGCCCGTGAGGTCCACCCCGACCTGGAGTCCGCCGCGTACGGCCTCCTGGTCCGCCTCGACGAACACGGCGGCCAGCGCGCCACGGAGCTCGCCGGCTACATCGGCGTCGGCAAGGCCACCATGTCCCGCCAGCTGCGCGCCCTGGAGGAGCTCGGCCTGGTCGCCCGCGAGCCGGACCCCGCGGACGGGCGTGCCTGGCTGGTGGCCCTCACCGCCG
Encoded proteins:
- a CDS encoding lysozyme; translation: MRVHRPGPIRPRPLTALPAVLLAALSLTLPLSTADAATTPTRGSAYMGMGVLAHDGRSRTPDTADVAQTEGVDVSGYQGNVAWSTLWNSGVRWAYTKTTEGTYYTNPYFAQQYNGSYNVGMIRGAYHFATPDTTSGATQANYFVNHGGGWSRDGKTLPGTLDIEWNPYGAACYGKSAAGMVSWIADFLNTYKSRTGRDAVIYTATSWWTQCTGNYGGFASNHPLWIARYASDPGTLPAGWSYYTMWQYTSSGPTVGDHDKFNGALDRVVALANG
- a CDS encoding MarR family winged helix-turn-helix transcriptional regulator — encoded protein: MHEDGNGDGRHVAGQVTPSGADQEFLALERELTVLLRRARANQGEMAREVHPDLESAAYGLLVRLDEHGGQRATELAGYIGVGKATMSRQLRALEELGLVAREPDPADGRAWLVALTAEGRGRVGRVREARRARYVSQLAHWDRQEVAELARLLHELNGVMDK